The following are encoded in a window of Arthrobacter sp. NicSoilB4 genomic DNA:
- a CDS encoding Hsp20/alpha crystallin family protein produces MAELNKWVPSDVLEPIKRFLDGDLTMTPSIKVEQFVDGTTQVVRAEVPGIDPDRDVDVSVSEGMLHIRAEREEKTEHKGKDGYRSEFRYGSFSRSVALPPGTRAEDITATYKDGVLEVRAPAPVPRPDTTARKIRIDHP; encoded by the coding sequence GTGGCTGAACTGAACAAGTGGGTCCCGTCGGACGTGCTGGAGCCGATCAAACGCTTCCTCGACGGTGACCTGACCATGACGCCGTCCATCAAAGTCGAGCAGTTTGTGGACGGGACCACCCAGGTGGTGCGCGCCGAAGTGCCGGGGATCGATCCCGACAGGGACGTTGACGTCTCCGTCAGCGAAGGCATGCTGCACATCAGGGCCGAACGTGAGGAGAAGACCGAGCACAAGGGCAAGGACGGCTACCGCTCGGAGTTCCGTTACGGCTCGTTCTCGCGCAGTGTTGCGCTGCCACCGGGCACGAGGGCAGAGGACATCACGGCAACCTACAAGGACGGCGTCCTTGAGGTGCGGGCACCTGCCCCCGTGCCCAGGCCCGACACGACGGCCCGGAAGATCAGGATCGACCACCCGTAA
- a CDS encoding DUF3099 domain-containing protein: MTLKNRPGVPVPGNPDVPSVDSEVHSITDAATAHSEEMRQRMIKYAVAMGIRMVCLILIFVVDGWFKIIPVIGAVFLPWFAVIIANGSDKAEVHADSLLDYAPLAQLDAPAEAGSGGREPEDPSMTLLQGELVDDEDGDAVADAPEDGPGFRAEDAGDDGGPGRAAS; this comes from the coding sequence GTGACACTCAAAAACCGACCCGGTGTACCTGTGCCCGGGAACCCGGACGTCCCGTCCGTTGATTCCGAGGTTCACAGCATCACGGACGCCGCCACTGCGCATTCTGAAGAGATGCGCCAGCGGATGATCAAGTACGCCGTGGCGATGGGCATCCGTATGGTGTGCCTGATCCTGATTTTTGTGGTGGACGGCTGGTTCAAGATCATCCCGGTCATCGGGGCCGTTTTCCTGCCCTGGTTCGCGGTTATCATCGCCAATGGCAGTGACAAGGCGGAGGTTCATGCCGACTCGCTGCTGGACTATGCCCCGCTGGCCCAGCTCGATGCGCCGGCCGAGGCCGGTTCGGGCGGCCGGGAGCCGGAAGACCCCTCGATGACGCTGCTGCAGGGCGAGCTGGTCGATGACGAGGACGGGGACGCGGTCGCAGACGCCCCGGAGGATGGCCCGGGATTCCGCGCCGAAGACGCCGGGGACGACGGCGGCCCGGGGCGGGCGGCGTCGTGA
- a CDS encoding SDR family oxidoreductase: MGLLDNKTAIVTGSSRGIGAEVAKILAGEGAAVVVNYRQKAPRANKVVAEIEAAGGRAAAVGADLTTQEGVQALASAAMENFGSLDVLVLNASGGMESGMEEGYALKLNRDAQVNMLNAAVPLMSGGSRVVFVTSHQAHFINTVPTMENYEPVARSKRAGEDALRELVPNLADKGISLVVVSGDMIEGTVTATLLDRSNPGAIEARRAEAGKLYSVVEFAGEVAKMVTADVESGHTEYVGGADYFDKGSN, translated from the coding sequence ATGGGACTGCTGGATAACAAGACCGCAATCGTGACCGGTTCATCGAGGGGCATCGGCGCCGAAGTCGCCAAGATCCTCGCCGGCGAGGGCGCCGCCGTCGTCGTGAACTACCGCCAGAAGGCGCCGCGCGCCAACAAGGTCGTCGCCGAGATCGAGGCGGCCGGCGGCCGCGCTGCCGCCGTCGGCGCCGATCTCACCACCCAGGAAGGCGTCCAGGCCCTCGCCAGCGCCGCGATGGAGAACTTCGGCTCGCTCGACGTCCTGGTCCTCAACGCTTCCGGCGGGATGGAATCCGGCATGGAAGAGGGCTACGCGCTCAAGCTCAACCGCGACGCCCAGGTCAACATGCTCAACGCCGCCGTGCCGCTGATGTCCGGGGGGTCCCGGGTGGTCTTCGTGACCAGCCACCAGGCCCACTTCATCAACACCGTGCCCACCATGGAGAACTACGAGCCCGTGGCACGCAGCAAGCGCGCCGGTGAGGACGCCCTCCGCGAACTCGTCCCGAACCTGGCGGACAAAGGCATCTCCCTCGTCGTCGTCTCCGGCGACATGATCGAGGGCACCGTGACGGCCACGCTGCTGGACCGCTCCAACCCGGGCGCCATCGAGGCCCGCCGCGCCGAGGCCGGGAAGCTGTACTCGGTGGTCGAATTCGCCGGCGAGGTCGCCAAGATGGTCACCGCCGAC
- a CDS encoding DUF5655 domain-containing protein — protein MSGESTPEEVFSGSPRGLELFRALVELLSVPKPPTVHATRSQVAFREKRGYAYFWWPGRYVDSAVPAVLSIALPRRIESDRVKEVVNPSPGVWMHHLELHSLDELDTEVLDWLREAREAAG, from the coding sequence GTGAGCGGGGAGTCGACGCCGGAAGAGGTGTTCAGCGGCTCACCGCGCGGACTTGAGCTGTTCCGCGCCCTGGTGGAGCTGCTGTCCGTGCCAAAGCCGCCCACGGTCCACGCCACGAGAAGCCAGGTCGCGTTTCGGGAGAAGCGCGGTTACGCGTACTTCTGGTGGCCCGGGAGATACGTTGACTCCGCTGTCCCCGCCGTACTGTCGATCGCACTGCCGCGGCGCATCGAGTCCGACAGGGTCAAGGAAGTGGTGAATCCCTCCCCCGGGGTGTGGATGCATCACCTGGAGCTTCATTCCTTGGACGAACTCGACACGGAGGTCCTGGACTGGCTGCGGGAGGCGAGGGAAGCCGCCGGCTGA
- the fabG gene encoding 3-oxoacyl-ACP reductase FabG: MSETATTGRSVLVTGGNRGIGLAIAEAFLANGDKVAVTYRSESALPEGILGVKADVTDEASVDAAFAAVEAAHGAVEVLVANAGITKDTLLMRMSEDDFTSVIDTNLTGAFRVIKRASKGMIRARKGRVVLISSVSGLYGAPGQINYSASKAGLVGIARSLTRELGARGITANVVAPGFINTDMTAELSEATQKDYLSKVPAARFAEASEVANVVRWIASDEAAYISGAVIPVDGGLGMGH, from the coding sequence ATGTCTGAAACAGCAACCACCGGCCGCAGTGTCCTGGTCACCGGCGGAAACCGCGGAATCGGCCTCGCCATCGCCGAAGCCTTCCTCGCCAACGGGGACAAAGTGGCCGTGACCTACCGCAGCGAATCAGCGCTCCCCGAGGGCATTCTTGGCGTGAAGGCAGACGTCACGGATGAAGCCTCAGTGGACGCCGCGTTCGCGGCAGTTGAAGCCGCCCACGGCGCCGTCGAGGTGCTGGTGGCAAATGCCGGCATCACCAAGGACACGCTCTTGATGCGGATGAGCGAAGACGATTTCACCTCCGTCATCGACACCAACCTCACGGGCGCCTTCCGTGTGATCAAGCGTGCGTCCAAGGGCATGATCCGGGCACGCAAGGGCCGCGTAGTCCTGATTTCCTCCGTTTCGGGCCTGTACGGCGCGCCCGGCCAGATCAACTACTCCGCTTCCAAGGCCGGCCTCGTCGGCATCGCCCGCTCCCTGACCCGCGAGCTGGGCGCCCGCGGCATCACCGCGAACGTGGTGGCGCCCGGCTTCATCAACACCGACATGACGGCGGAGTTGTCCGAGGCAACCCAGAAGGACTACCTGTCCAAGGTTCCCGCCGCCCGCTTCGCCGAAGCCTCCGAGGTTGCCAATGTGGTCCGCTGGATCGCCAGCGACGAGGCAGCGTACATCTCCGGCGCGGTTATTCCGGTCGACGGCGGCCTCGGCATGGGCCACTAG